The proteins below are encoded in one region of Candidatus Zixiibacteriota bacterium:
- a CDS encoding S41 family peptidase — MPDKKAIIVGLVSSLMIFIILFFGGIYLLRDPLLKETITFSFTASMIASQYPLPYSRAQALKAAQDAMLETLDPFTNRIRSDQYNLLIEESSGKYGGIGMIAAPKDSFILVMSVIEDGPAERAGIERGDRIRAINNQKFFNMSPQEAGNLMRGAVGTNLSLTLLKLRSGEEVDLEIIREIVKLKHIPYYGVTEDNIGYLKISDFEAGTSAEIENCVNELEDENVIGYIIDVTGNPGGFLEEAVSAADIFLDPNQLIVGTDSQSKWACNSYRSLRRKLTDKPIVILTDINTASSAEIFTGAIRGAGRGIIVGDTTYGKGLVQAHYNLQNGDALRLTISRYYFADGRYLNPPDSELSFSGLAPDIALKQNVERKFNQYITSTFFLYDFILENWPELSQYPSNFRYPDTVISMLEHFADVYDSQYVSGTTTGIETILSYLSFESPASPIEKKIGNLRELSVNADRNSFGRYEDLVEFHLRRIVTEWKSGPDETYHHVIVPGRIDIRLAAELLLDIDKYEAILSEDVHMEI, encoded by the coding sequence ATGCCTGATAAAAAAGCCATCATAGTCGGATTAGTTTCGTCCCTCATGATATTTATCATATTGTTTTTTGGGGGAATTTACCTTTTACGAGACCCGCTTTTAAAAGAGACGATAACATTTAGCTTCACCGCTTCAATGATCGCTTCCCAATATCCGCTGCCTTATTCGCGGGCGCAGGCATTAAAGGCCGCCCAGGACGCGATGCTGGAAACGCTGGATCCCTTTACAAATCGGATCAGGTCGGATCAATACAATCTTTTGATTGAAGAGTCTTCGGGCAAATATGGGGGGATCGGCATGATTGCCGCCCCAAAAGATTCGTTTATTTTGGTGATGTCCGTAATTGAGGATGGCCCTGCCGAACGCGCTGGAATAGAAAGGGGGGATAGAATAAGAGCGATTAATAATCAGAAGTTCTTTAATATGAGCCCTCAGGAGGCTGGCAATCTGATGCGCGGGGCGGTCGGAACAAATCTAAGTCTCACCTTATTGAAGCTGCGATCGGGTGAAGAGGTTGACCTTGAAATAATTCGTGAAATAGTTAAACTGAAGCATATCCCCTATTATGGCGTCACTGAGGATAACATCGGCTATTTGAAAATCTCTGATTTTGAAGCCGGGACTTCGGCCGAGATCGAAAATTGTGTGAATGAACTCGAAGACGAAAATGTCATTGGATATATCATAGACGTAACCGGCAATCCGGGAGGATTTCTGGAAGAGGCGGTTTCTGCCGCTGATATATTTCTCGACCCTAATCAACTTATTGTCGGTACCGATAGCCAATCGAAATGGGCCTGTAATTCTTATCGTTCGCTTCGGAGAAAACTTACCGATAAGCCAATAGTAATACTAACGGACATAAACACGGCTTCTTCAGCAGAAATATTTACCGGCGCAATCCGAGGAGCTGGGCGCGGAATTATAGTCGGAGATACCACTTACGGGAAGGGATTGGTACAAGCCCATTATAATTTACAAAATGGTGATGCCTTGAGATTGACCATATCCCGCTATTATTTCGCGGACGGCCGCTATCTCAACCCCCCTGATTCGGAACTATCGTTTTCAGGATTGGCGCCTGATATCGCGTTAAAACAAAATGTCGAACGGAAGTTTAACCAATATATTACATCCACGTTTTTCCTCTATGATTTCATATTGGAAAACTGGCCGGAATTGTCTCAGTATCCGTCGAATTTCAGATACCCCGATACCGTCATTTCTATGCTTGAACATTTTGCGGACGTTTACGACTCTCAATATGTCTCTGGAACAACCACCGGCATCGAAACCATTTTGAGTTATCTATCTTTTGAATCACCGGCGTCACCTATTGAAAAAAAGATCGGAAATCTCAGGGAGTTATCGGTGAACGCAGATCGGAATTCATTTGGTCGATACGAGGATCTTGTTGAATTTCATCTGCGCCGCATCGTAACAGAATGGAAAAGCGGTCCTGACGAAACCTATCACCACGTTATCGTCCCCGGACGGATTGATATAA
- the tmk gene encoding dTMP kinase has protein sequence MKKRKGLFITFEGIDGCGKSTQAKKLFGALKKSGFPVVFIREPGGTPVSEKIRKVLLDRRIELNALGELFLYQAARANLTEKIIIPALNKNQIVICDRFFDSTTAYQGYGRKLDLNLIEKLNKSASFDRNPDMTFILDVDYETSLKRRNGKPDRLEKEKRVFFNRVRKGFRDISNKKRVILLDGRDDIETIFAQILSRVLKKIGAQNINA, from the coding sequence ATGAAAAAACGCAAGGGACTTTTTATCACATTTGAGGGGATTGATGGGTGCGGCAAGTCAACCCAGGCCAAAAAGCTTTTTGGGGCGTTAAAAAAATCAGGCTTCCCCGTAGTTTTTATCCGTGAACCGGGCGGCACTCCGGTATCGGAAAAAATCAGGAAAGTATTGCTTGATCGCCGCATTGAGTTAAATGCCCTGGGTGAGTTGTTTTTATATCAGGCTGCTCGTGCCAATCTGACTGAAAAGATAATTATTCCCGCCCTGAATAAAAATCAGATAGTCATCTGCGACCGCTTTTTTGACTCAACTACGGCCTATCAGGGTTACGGTAGAAAACTGGATCTTAATCTGATTGAGAAGTTAAATAAATCGGCCAGTTTTGACCGTAATCCGGATATGACTTTTATACTCGATGTTGATTATGAAACTTCATTAAAGCGCAGGAATGGCAAACCGGATCGATTGGAGAAGGAAAAAAGAGTTTTTTTCAATCGCGTCCGCAAAGGATTTCGTGATATATCTAATAAGAAAAGGGTTATCTTGCTCGACGGTCGCGATGATATCGAAACTATCTTCGCACAAATTCTATCGCGGGTATTAAAAAAAATAGGCGCCCAGAACATAAATGCCTGA
- a CDS encoding inositol-3-phosphate synthase codes for MGSKKVRVAIIGVGNCASSFVQGVHFYQKAKVNDFVPGLMHVNLGGYHISDVEFSAAIDIDVNKVGKDLSEAIYTKPNNTYKFCDVPKMGIKVQRGMTHDGLGKYLSQIIQKAPGDTADIVKLLKDTKTDVVVSYLPVGSEHATKWYVEQILEAGCGFVNCIPVFIARERYWQKRFEEKDLPVIGDDIKSQVGATITHRILTRLFQDRGVKLERTSQLNVGGNTDFLNMLERERLESKKISKTNAVTSQLDYDIGSRNIHIGPSDYVEWLDDRKWAYIRMEGTTFGNVPLNIEFKMEVWDSPNSAGVVIDAVRCCKLGLDNGLKGALLAPSAYFKKSPPVQYTDDEAREMVEEFIRKYGQKSSNEKSSRKITLKAGTAKKTTKKKVPNGRKKVKALA; via the coding sequence ATGGGCAGTAAGAAAGTACGAGTCGCTATTATTGGTGTGGGTAATTGCGCCTCATCATTTGTGCAGGGAGTGCACTTCTATCAAAAAGCCAAGGTTAACGATTTTGTCCCGGGATTGATGCATGTCAATCTGGGCGGTTATCATATTTCGGATGTTGAGTTTTCGGCGGCGATTGATATCGACGTTAACAAAGTCGGCAAGGATTTGTCGGAAGCGATTTATACCAAGCCGAATAATACCTATAAATTTTGTGATGTCCCCAAAATGGGCATCAAAGTTCAGCGCGGCATGACTCACGACGGTCTGGGGAAATATCTCAGCCAGATTATCCAGAAAGCTCCCGGTGATACGGCGGACATTGTCAAGCTTTTGAAGGATACTAAAACCGATGTGGTTGTCAGCTATTTGCCGGTCGGCTCCGAACACGCCACCAAATGGTATGTGGAGCAGATTCTTGAAGCCGGATGCGGCTTCGTAAATTGCATCCCGGTCTTTATCGCTCGGGAACGATATTGGCAGAAGCGTTTTGAGGAAAAAGACTTGCCGGTAATCGGAGATGATATCAAATCGCAGGTTGGAGCGACTATTACTCATCGTATTCTGACCCGTCTTTTTCAGGATCGCGGTGTTAAGCTTGAGCGAACCAGCCAGCTCAATGTCGGCGGTAATACTGACTTTTTGAATATGCTTGAGCGTGAGCGTTTGGAATCCAAGAAAATTTCCAAGACCAACGCGGTAACCAGTCAGCTTGATTATGATATCGGCTCCAGGAATATTCATATTGGCCCGTCTGATTATGTCGAATGGCTGGATGATAGAAAATGGGCTTATATTCGTATGGAGGGTACGACATTTGGTAATGTACCTCTTAACATCGAATTTAAAATGGAAGTCTGGGACAGCCCTAATTCGGCGGGCGTGGTTATTGACGCTGTGCGCTGCTGCAAGCTGGGTCTTGATAACGGTCTCAAGGGAGCTCTTTTGGCGCCGTCGGCATATTTCAAAAAATCGCCTCCGGTACAATACACTGATGATGAAGCGCGTGAGATGGTTGAGGAATTTATCCGCAAGTACGGACAGAAATCATCAAACGAAAAATCTTCGCGTAAAATTACGTTGAAAGCCGGGACCGCAAAGAAAACGACTAAGAAGAAAGTTCCCAACGGTCGTAAAAAAGTTAAGGCATTAGCATAA
- a CDS encoding MarR family transcriptional regulator: MEQYIENKLIEGLNKLWSAKQTALRKLLKQADKEHHLGVNTPEQFAILSRLASIGYGVAVKEIARETLLPHANITRTLDRMAARGLIHRTMDKTDKRRIIIKLTLEGKKAARHIKEINQQLIGILWGNLSEDERALLLTLLSKIA, translated from the coding sequence ATGGAACAGTATATTGAAAACAAACTAATTGAAGGACTAAATAAACTTTGGTCGGCTAAGCAAACAGCTCTCAGAAAATTACTTAAGCAGGCTGATAAAGAGCATCATCTCGGCGTTAATACTCCTGAGCAATTCGCTATCCTTAGCCGCCTGGCATCGATTGGTTATGGTGTCGCGGTCAAAGAAATCGCTCGGGAAACATTGCTTCCCCATGCTAACATTACCCGGACTCTGGACCGGATGGCCGCCCGGGGCCTGATTCACCGCACGATGGACAAAACCGATAAACGGCGGATAATTATCAAGCTGACGCTGGAGGGGAAAAAGGCAGCCCGTCATATAAAAGAGATAAATCAACAACTCATTGGCATCCTCTGGGGAAATCTCAGTGAAGATGAAAGAGCGTTACTGTTAACGCTATTATCAAAAATAGCCTAA